The window TGCAGCAGGCGGGGCACCCGTTCGGAAAGACCCAATTGGGCGCAAAAGGCCACGTCCTCGCCCAGCCCTTCGCGCGCTAGAGCCAGGGCTGCCTCGGAGGCCTCGAGCAGGGGCCGGGCCGGTTTTTGCGCCAGGTGCAGGGCCACCTGTGTACCATCCCCCACCGGCTCAAAGCCCTCGGCAAGGAGCATCTGGGCCAGCACCCCGGCTGTGTAGAGGTCGTCCATACCCATCTGGCCCTCCTTGCCCGCGCACAGGATGGCCACCTGGGAACCCAGCCGGGCCGCCTGTTGCGCGGCAGCAGGGGCGTTCAAGAGCGAGGCCAGAAGCACCTCGCGGGCTACCTGGGCGGCTTT is drawn from Meiothermus cerbereus DSM 11376 and contains these coding sequences:
- a CDS encoding 2-phosphosulfolactate phosphatase, with translation MRRVRVHPLPTAAFPEAEVMLVVDVIRATSTAVMFLESGVKALWLTAGLEEARALRQNGELLAGEVGGLKPPGFDFGNSPREVALAELWDRTVIHATTNGTKAAHKAAQVAREVLLASLLNAPAAAQQAARLGSQVAILCAGKEGQMGMDDLYTAGVLAQMLLAEGFEPVGDGTQVALHLAQKPARPLLEASEAALALAREGLGEDVAFCAQLGLSERVPRLLQRRGEALIFG